One stretch of Bombus vancouverensis nearcticus chromosome 16, iyBomVanc1_principal, whole genome shotgun sequence DNA includes these proteins:
- the Mi-2 gene encoding chromodomain-helicase-DNA-binding protein Mi-2 homolog isoform X1 produces MAKYLSVPCRRGTVMENSSFDGEDDIDETGGQVSNVNQQVDGSSDAEESQRLEEDDDYEPEERKKKKGKKRKARSEDKKGKKKKKKKKSDSGDESDFGGGGETGDVAGDDSDYAGNRKSRKSSSRKSSSHNAPAPPSQEPTTGMPTIEEVCNTFGLTDVQIEYTDADFQNLTTYKLFQQHVRPLLAKENPKVPMSKLMMLVAAKWRDFSELNPHTQPDADVSSANVDEDSRNARANRGGAVQEGEDEEDDDEDSDRKRKSRGSRAKKGKKASKVPTLKIKLGKRKRGSSDEEAEGSGVGTDRDSDMEFEQMLADAEEPTGADGTNKGNAEESGVEPPAEPPVRRKAKTKIGNKTKKKKKTKTTSKFPDGEEGLQTDHQDYCEVCQQGGEIILCDTCPRAYHLVCLEPELEETPEGKWSCPHCEGEGIAGAAEDDDEHMEFCRICKDGGELLCCDSCTSAYHTHCLNPPLSEIPDGDWKCPRCSCPPIRGKVAKILTWRWKECPETPSEEPSTSKAAPKQRRIREFFVKWADMSYWHCDWITELQLDVFHPLMFRNYSRKYDMDEPPKLEEPLDESDSRVKRLKEQDVATNRDEYNLEERFYRYGVRPEWLVVHRVINHRLSRDGRATYLVKWRELGYDQATWEDEHEDIPGLKQAIEYYLDLRAANCCDGSSSRKGKKGEKSKGKKSKTRELIDDEERTPKRYTPPPDKPTTDLKKKYERQPEYLDQTGMQLHPYQLEGLNWLRYSWGQGIDTILADEMGLGKTIQTITFLYSLYKEGHCKGPFLVSVPLSTIINWEREFETWAPDFYCVTYVGDKDSRIVIRENELSFEEGAVRGGRASKIRSNQIKFNVLLTSYELISIDSACLGSIDWAVLVVDEAHRLKSNQSKFFRLLASYNIAYKLLLTGTPLQNNLEELFHLLNFLCRDKFNDLAAFQNEFADISKEEQVKKLHELLGPHMLRRLKADVLKNMPSKSEFIVRVELSPMQKKYYKYILTRNFEALNPKGGGQQVSLLNIMMDLKKCCNHPYLFPAASQEAPTAPNGSYETSALIKAAGKLVLLSKMLKKLRDDGHRVLIFSQMTKMLDILEDYLEGEGYKYERIDGNITGAQRQEAIDRFNAPGAQQFVFLLSTRAGGLGINLATADTVIIYDSDWNPHNDIQAFSRAHRIGQANKVMIYRFVTRNSVEERVTQVAKRKMMLTHLVVRPGMGGKGANFSKQELDDILRFGTEELFKEEEGKEDEAIHYDDKAVAELLDRSKEGIEQKENWANEYLSSFKVASYVTKEGETEEEADTEIIKQEAENTDPAYWIKLLRHHYEQQQEDIARTLGKGKRIRKQVNYNDGGVTGDQSTRDDQPWQENLSDYNSDFSAPSDDDKEDDDFDEKGDGDLLSRRSRRRLERRDEKDRPLPPLLARVNGNIEVLGFNARQRKAFLNAIMRYGMPPQDAFNSQWLVRDLRGKSEKNFKAYVSLFMRHLCEPGADNAETFADGVPREGLSRQHVLTRIGVMSLIRKKVQEFEHINGYYSMPEMIRKPVEPVKIEGGGEGATGTSSTSATPATSNAPSPSPAATPTPTAIPGSANTDSNKSNSDTSEVKECKEVPKDKESVDAKDVEESKESKEEEENNAEKDKDKEDIKKEEKDTEGETQDKEKDKVDATDEKLVTKHDEKVDNSESKTKQDSEEDVVIVKDDEEETEKREVLASSMLNQYNLFETINKISNITLRILILQEKDNKDKDIKDCDSETIKPKRKFMFNIADGGFTELHTLWLNEEKAAVPGREYEIWHRRHDYWLLAGIVTHGYGRWQDIQNDIRFAIINEPFKMDVGKGNFLEIKNKFLARRFKLLEQALVIEEQLRRAAYLNLTQDPNHPAMSLNARFAEVECLAESHQHLSKESLAGNKPANAVLHKVLNQLEELLSDMKSDVSRLPATLARIPPVAQRLQMSERSILSRLAATAPGGSSSQSGQAALLAQQFPAGFSGGQLPATFAGAANFGNFRPQYSVPGQPPQGFTA; encoded by the exons ATGGCAAAATATTTGTCGGTGCCATGTCGTCGCGGTACTGTGATGGAAAATAGTTCTTTCGACG GAGAGGATGACATAGATGAAACTGGAGGTCAAGTTTCAAATGTTAACCAACAAGTGGATGGTTCATCCGATGCAGAAGAATCTCAAAGACTA GAAGAAGATGATGATTATGAAccagaggaaagaaagaagaagaaaggaaaaaaacgaAAAGCTCGTAGTGAAGataagaaagggaagaaaaagaagaaaaagaaaaaatctgaTTCTGGAGAT GAAAGTGATTTTGGAGGAGGCGGTGAAACTGGTGATGTAGCTGGTGATGATAGTGACTATGCTGGAAATAGAAAAAGTAGAAAATCTTCCTCCAGGAAATCGTCTAGTCACAATGCACCTGCTCCTCCTAGCCAGGAACCCACAACAGGAATGCCTACAATTGAGGAAGTCTGTAACACTTTTGGGTTAACAGATGTACAAATTGAATATACTGATGCAGACTTCCAGAATTTAACTACCTATAAATTATTTCAACAACATGTCAGGCCGCTACTAGCAAAAGAGAATCCAAAA GTTCCAATGTCGAAGCTTATGATGTTAGTGGCTGCCAAATGGCGTGATTTTTCTGAGTTAAATCCTCACACACAGCCAGATGCGGATGTGTCTTCTGCAAATGTAGATGAAGATAGTAGAAATGCAAGGGCAAATCGTGGTGGTGCGGTCCAGGAAGGCGAAGATGAAGAAGACGATGATGAAGATAGTGATAGAAAACGGAAATCACGAGGATCGAGAgcgaagaagggaaagaaagctTCGAAAGTACCGACACTCAAGATCAAACTTGGAAAGCGCAAACGAGGAAGCTCGGATGAGGAAGCAGAGGGTAGTGGCGTTGGTACTGACAGAGATTCAGACATGGAATTCGAGCAAATGTTGGCAGATGCGGAGGAACCTACTGGTGCGGATGGGACGAACAAAGGAAACGCTGAAGAAAGCGGGGTTGAACCACCAGCAGAACCACCTGTTCGCAGGAAGGCAAAGACCAAAATCGGAAATAAGactaagaagaagaaaaagacaaaAACCACGTCAAAGTTTCCAGACGGAGAAGAAGGTCTTCAG ACTGATCATCAGGATTATTGTGAAGTATGTCAACAAGGTGGAGAAATTATTCTATGTGATACGTGTCCTAGAGCTTATCACTTGGTGTGTCTAGAGCCTGAATTAGAAGAAACTCCGGAAGGAAAATGGAGTTGTCCTCATTGTGAAGGAGAAGGTATTGCAG GTGCAGCTGAAGACGATGATGAGCATATGGAATTTTGTAGAATATGTAAAGATGGTGGTGAATTGCTATGCTGTGATAGCTGTACTAGCGCGTACCATACACATTGTTTGAACCCACCACTTTCAGAAATTCCTGATGGCGACTGGAAGTGTCCCAGATGTTCTTGTCCACCTATACGTGGAAAAG TTGCAAAGATTTTAACATGGAGGTGGAAGGAATGCCCAGAAACACCCTCGGAGGAGCCGTCAACAAGTAAAGCTGCTCCTAAGCAACGTAGAATACGCGAATTCTTCGTGAAATGGGCTGATATGTCTTATTGGCATTGCGACTGGATCACAGAATTACAGCTTGATGTTTTCCATCCTCTCATGTTTAG AAATTATTCACGAAAATATGATATGGACGAACCACCGAAGTTGGAGGAACCGTTAGACGAAAGTGATTCCCGAGTGAAACGTTTAAAAGAACAGGATGTTGCAACTAATAGAGATGAATACAATTTAGAGGAACGATTCTATCGTTACGGAGTTCGACCAGAGTGGCTTGTAGTGCATCGAGTAATTAATCATAGGCTTTCAAGAGATGGTAGAGCGACGTATCTCGTTAAATGGAGGGAATTAGGATACGATCAGGCAACTTGGGAAGATGAGCATGAAGATATTCCTGGATTAAAGCAAGCTATCGAATATTACTTGGATCTCAGAGCTGCAAACTGTTGTGATGGTAGTTCGTCCCGCAAGGGCAAGAAGGGTGAGAAGA GTAAAGGCAAGAAATCGAAGACTCGTGAACTCATCGACGACGAAGAAAGAACGCCTAAGAGATATACTCCGCCACCTGACAAACCTACCACAGATCTAAAGAAAAAGTATGAACGGCAGCCAGAATATCTGGATCAGACTGGAATGCAGTTACATCCTTATCAGCTAGAA GGTTTGAATTGGTTAAGATATTCATGGGGCCAAGGTATAGACACTATTTTAGCGGACGAGATGGGTCTAGGAAAAACCATCCAAACTATCACCTTTCTGTATTCATTATACAAAGAAGGTCACTGCAAGGGACCGTTCCTTGTATCTGTTCCTCTATCAACTATCATTAACTGGGAACGTGAATTTGAAACCTGGGCACCTGATTTTTATTGTGTTACTTACGTTG gTGACAAGGACAGTCGTATCGTAATTCGTGAGAATGAATTGTCTTTCGAAGAGGGTGCTGTTCGTGGTGGCCGAGCATCGAAGATCCGATCGAATCAAATTAAGTTCAATGTACTTCTTACCAGTTACGAGCTGATCTCAATTGATTCTGCGTGTTTAGGATCGATAGATTGGGCTGTATTAGTAGTAGACGAAGCGCATAGACTCAAATCTAACCAGTCGAAATTTTTTAGACTATTAGCGTCCTATAATATCGCGTATAAATTATTGTTAACTGGAACTCCTCTGCAAAATAACTTGGAGGAATTGTTCCATCTTTTGAATTTCCTCTGTCGTGATAAATTCAATGACTTAGCTGCGTTCCAAAATGAATTCGCTGATATTTCAAAAGAAGAACAAGTGAAGAAGTTGCATGAACTACTCGGACCACACATGTTGAGGAGATTAAAGGCTGATGTATTAAAG AATATGCCGAGTAAATCAGAATTCATCGTCCGTGTCGAATTATCGCCTAtgcaaaagaaatattataaatatatattgacGAGGAACTTCGAGGCGCTGAATCCCAAGGGGGGAGGTCAACAAGTGTCGCTATTGAATATCATGATGGATCTTAAAAAGTGCTGCAACCATCCTTATTTATTTCCAGCCGCGTCTCAGGAAGCACCAACCGCACCAAACGGAAGTTACGAAACGTCTGCATTAATCAAAGCAGCAGGAAAATTGGTTCTATTGAGCAAAATGTTAAAGAAATTAAGGGATGATGGACATAGAGTCTTAATCTTTTCTCAAATGACAAAAATGTTGGACATTCTCGAAGATTATTTAGAAGGAGAGGGTTATAAGTATGAAAGAATAGACGGTAACATTACTGGTGCTCAACGACAGGAAGCCATTGACAGATTTAATGCACCTG GCGCGCAACAGTTTGTTTTTCTACTTTCTACTCGGGCCGGTGGTTTGGGTATAAACTTGGCTACTGCCGACACTGTGATCATTTACGATTCCGACTGGAATCCACACAACGACATTCAGGCATTTAGTAGAGCACATAGAATTGGTCAAGCTAATAAAGTCATGATCTACAGATTTGTAACTCGCAACTCTGTCGAAGAACGAGTTACACAAGTGGCGAAGCGTAAAATGATGTTAACACATTTAGTTGTGAGACCTGGAATGGGTGGTAAAGGCGCCAATTTCAGTAAACAAGAACTTGACGACATTTTACGATTCG GTACTGAGGAATTGTTCAAAGAGGAGGAAGGCAAAGAGGATGAAGCCATTCATTATGATGACAAAGCTGTGGCTGAATTGTTAGACAGAAGCAAGGAAGGTATCGAACAGAAAGAAAACTGGGCCAACGAGTATCTAAGTTCGTTTAAAGTAGCATCGTACGTAACAAAGGAAGGTGAAACGGAAGAAGAAGCAGACACTGAGATTATTAAACAGGAAGCTGAGAACACAGATCCAGCTTATTGGATCAAATTATTGAGACATCATTATGAACAACAACAAGAAGATATTGCCAGAACACTTGGAAAag gtAAACGAATACGTAAGCAAGTGAACTATAATGATGGAGGAGTAACTGGAGACCAAAGTACAAGGGATGATCAACCATGGCAGGAGAATCTTTCTGATTACAACAGTGATTTTAGTGCTCCTAGCGATGACGATAAAGAAGACGACGACTTTGACGAAAAGGGTGATGGTGACCTGTTATCTCGCAGAAGCAGGCGAAGATTAGAGAGGAGAGACGAAAAGGATCGACCTCTTCCTCCATTGCTTGCCAGGGTTAATGGAAACATTGAA GTACTAGGCTTCAATGCCAGACAAAGGAAAGCATTCCTGAACGCGATTATGCGTTACGGTATGCCACCACAGGACGCGTTTAACTCTCAGTG GTTGGTACGAGACCTGAGAGGCAAGTCGGAGAAGAATTTCAAGGCCTACGTTTCCCTTTTCATGCGACATTTGTGTGAACCTGGTGCAGATAATGCCGAAACATTTGCCGATGGTGTCCCGAGAGAAGGTCTTAGCAGACAACACGTTTTAACAAGAATTGGTGTAATGTCTTTAATAAGGAAAAAG GTGCAAGAATTCGAACACATAAACGGATATTACTCGATGCCAGAAATGATTCGCAAACCGGTAGAACCTGTGAAAATAGAAGGTGGTGGAGAAGGAGCAACTGGAACTAGCAGTACCAGTGCAACACCAGCTACTTCTAATGCACCTAGCCCAAGTCCTGCTGCAACTCCAACGCCAACTGCTATTCCTGGAAGTGCGAATACTGACTCCAACAAGTCAAATTCAGACACGTCTGAAGTAAAAGAATGTAAAGAAGTACCCAAGGACAAAGAA AGTGTTGATGCGAAGGATGTGGAGGAATCAAAAGAATctaaagaagaggaagagaataATGCGGAAAAAGATAAAGACAAGGAGGACAtcaagaaagaagagaaggatACAGAGGGAGAAACACAGGATAAAGAGAAGGATAAAGTAGATGCTACAGACGAAAAATTAGTGACGAAACACGACGAAAAAGTAGACAACTCCGAAAGCAAAACAAAACAAGATTCCGAGGAAGATGTAGTTATCGTTAAAGACGAtgaagaagaaacagaaaagCGAGAGGTACTTGCTAGTTCGATGTTAAATCAGTATAAtttatttgaaacaattaataagATTTCTAATATTACATtgagaatattaatattacaggAGAAAGATAATAAAGATAAGGACATAAAGGACTGTGATTCAGAAACGATAAAGCCCAAGCGCAAGTTCATGTTCAACATAGCTGATGGTGGTTTCACTGAATTACACACATTATGGTTAAATGAAGAGAAAGCTGCAGTACCTGGCCGTGAATACGAAATCTGGCATAGAAGACATGACTATTGGTTACTGGCCGGCATTGTTACACATGGCTATGGTCGTTGGCAGGATATCCAAAATGATATTAG GTTTGCAATAATAAATGAACCATTTAAGATGGACGTGGGCAAGGGTAActttttagaaataaaaaacaaattccTAGCTCGACGTTTCAAACTGTTGGAACAGGCATTAGTGATAGAAGAACAATTGAGAAGAGCCGCGTACCTGAACTTAACGCAGGATCCTAATCATCCTGCGATGAGCCTGAATGCAAGATTTGCCGAAGTCGAGTGCCTTGCAGAATCACATCAACATCTTAGTAAAGAAAGCCTTGCCGGAAATAAACCAGCAAATGCTGTGTTGCATAaa GTACTAAATCAATTGGAAGAACTGTTGTCTGACATGAAATCTGACGTGAGTCGTTTACCAGCAACATTAGCTCGCATTCCACCTGTTGCTCAAAGACTTCAAATGTCAGAGAGGTCGATATTGAGTCGATTGGCAGCAACCGCACCAGGTGGTAGTAGTTCTCAATCGGGTCAAGCAGCGCTGTTAGCACAACAGTTTCCAGCCGGTTTCTCCGGTGGACAACTGCCGGCTACATTCGCTGGTGCGGCTAATTTCGGAAATTTTAGACCACAATACTCAGTACCAGGTCAACCACCACAGGGATTCACAG CTTGA